One Ictalurus furcatus strain D&B chromosome 22, Billie_1.0, whole genome shotgun sequence genomic window, GTCCATCAGTCTTCCCAACATCGACACCTTCATGTGCTGGAACGTCCATGTGCTGAAACCGCTGCTGTCTCACCGTGAAGGTAGAGCTGATCAGTTCATACTCCCATACAGTGTGTACACTCCTTCTTATCTGTACATGAACACagccctggtgtgtgtgtgtgtgtgtgtgtgtgtgtgtgtgtgtgtgtgtttctcctgaTGGGGTGTAGGTGAGTGTAGGAGCTCTACAGATCTGGACACTGAGCTGGTGAAGAAGCTGAGGGAGTTTACAGCCATCGCTGATGGATCCACAGACACCAGGAGCATGGCGGTGCTGGCGTTCCTCTACACCTACCTGTGTGTGTTCGCCGACTCCGAGTAAGAGCTAGTCCGTGTCGCGCACCGTAACAACCTATTAGATTATGAGTGACATAATATGATGTCATGCTACCAGAGAAGTCCCAGCTTGTGTAGAAGAAGCTTCTGCTACTCAACAATGgtcctgtttgtgttttgtaaatgttattttattaaaattgttgtgtgtgtgtgtttaacctcAGAGTCTTGCCCagtctgaaggtgtgtgtgtggtctgagcTGCCTACAGGAGCAGGTTTGGGCTCCAGCGCTGcgtatagtgtgtgtgtctctgctgCTCTGCTCACTGCCAGAGGAACCATCAGTTCTCCTCTCACTCAGAGCCAGCAGACAGCCaggtctctccctctctctctctctctctctctgtcacacacatacacacacactcacaccaccaTGCTGCTGTATTGTGTTAGTCTACTGTAACCCATGGAGCGTGTGGTGTGTTTCAGGTGGAGTGAACAGGAGCTGGAGCTGATCAATAACTGGGCCTTTCAGGGTGAAAAGATCATACATGGCAACCCATCAGGAGTCGACAACGCTGTGGGAACGTGGGGTGAGACTGAGCGCTcttattactgataataattcttgctttttaaaaatgatttaactcAAAGGAActcttgtgtgtttttaatgctgACAGATGCATTCCTGTTACTACTCATGCTGTGTAGATTATCAGGGTTTTAAAACACTTCTTTCTGTGACGAAACACAGAAAAACCATTTATCAGTAACAACAGTAACATTCTTTGCTGTAAATTGAAAATGGGAAGACAGAATCGTTTTTCAGAGGAAAAGAGTCGTAACTATATCACAGATCTACAGAACGTGGACTGAAAGCACTTCCTGTGAAGTCACGCTGAGACAGAGCCTCTTTTCctgtttttataaagaaatatgaTCCATCTGCAAAGCTTTCTGGGTAAATTCTGCTTCTAAAGTCTGCAGTAAAGGTGTGTTGTGTTCCCGTGCTGATACGGTTACAGAACTGACTTTACAGCTGAGGAGAATAAACTAAAACTCTGTAGAGTGTGGAAGATTCTAGGTTCAGTGCTGAAAACATCTTCAGATATTAATCACCACGTCTCATGTTCAGAAGTGTGTACCTGAAGACAGACTGATTATTTGTTCTGCTATAAAAAGTGGAAAGGTTGATTTGCTGAagcttcacactgtgtgtgtgtgtgtgtgtgtgtgtgtgtgtgacggcaGGGGGCTTTCTGCGGTACCACGCTGGGAAAATTTCTCCACTGAGCAGGTAAACACAATCTTcacctccaaacacacacactctctcacactctcaagGACATGTCCTCTGTTTAAGTTTTTTAAATGGTGGAGTAAACCTGTTCTGCTTTATCACTGTGAGAATATACAcaatttagtgtgtgtgtgtgtgtgtgtgtctgcagggtGCCCACACTGAGGATCCTCCTCACCAACACTAAAGTACCGCGCAGCACCAAACTCCTTGTTTCCCGAGTGAAGGACAGAATTAACCAGGCGAGTCATTTCACTGCTTACAGGTTCTTCAGTTGTTCCTCTGGAGGAACCTTTAAAGGTCTGTGTGGAACCTTATTACAGAGTGTTTCCCTGTGAGAAAGGGCTCCACGTAGAGGCAGGGGTCTTACTGTGTTCGTATACAggtgtgagtgtatattattAGACAATCTCTCATGGGTTTTTGGTTGTTTCTTTAGAGGAACCTTAAAGGTTCTGTATAGAACCATACAACAGTGCTTTCATATCAGAGAGGGTTCCAAGTAGCACCCTTTATGAGGCTAAGAATCACTAATTATATAaaagaacccttttttctaAGAGGGTTCCAAGTAGTAAGACGTTAATGTTAAATGCCTGACAAGTTGTAGATGTTAAGAGAAAACAATGCTCAATATTACTGTGTATGGTGCAGTACCCGTCTGTGATGACGCCCGTGCTGGAGTCAGTGGACGCCGTGTCCCAAATCTGTGAGCGCACACTTGCTGAGATGGCTACAGAGGGAGCTTCAGCCGAACACTACAGCACGCTGGAGGTACACACGAGTACCTCTCGCTAAGAGTTAGGACAACACAGCAGCTAGGACTCTTCTCACAAGTACCAGTGTACTTACTTACTGTGGGTTTAAAGTTATACAAATCAATTATTTCATATTGAATTGTTTCATGTTGCTCATTTTCCTCTTATATACAAGAACAAAACCTGATCTTGAGGACATCTACCCAAAATGTCAAAACGctgcatgaaataaataaaaatatcgcTGAAATTTCTCATTTAATGATATTAAAATGATAGATTAAATTAAACACGTGTGAGTGGTGATGTTCAGAGTTTACAATACTAgttttccaaaatgtttcatttcttttccttctctctctctctcacacacacacacactcactctgtttTCCTCCTCAGGATTTAATAGACATCAACCAGCACCACCTGAACG contains:
- the mvk gene encoding mevalonate kinase isoform X1 translates to MTRCGDVRSDCAGCFADMAPVQECFISAPGKSILHGEHAVVHGKLALAVSLNLRTYLRLEVTSAAEVSISLPNIDTFMCWNVHVLKPLLSHREGECRSSTDLDTELVKKLREFTAIADGSTDTRSMAVLAFLYTYLCVFADSEVLPSLKVCVWSELPTGAGLGSSAAYSVCVSAALLTARGTISSPLTQSQQTARWSEQELELINNWAFQGEKIIHGNPSGVDNAVGTWGGFLRYHAGKISPLSRVPTLRILLTNTKVPRSTKLLVSRVKDRINQYPSVMTPVLESVDAVSQICERTLAEMATEGASAEHYSTLEDLIDINQHHLNVMGVGHTSLNTLCHVTLAHGLHSKLTGAGGGGCAITLLTPDTDESVVRDVMEELKQVGFDCRETSIGAPGVLMHSPTSLTHSVLEILTKY
- the mvk gene encoding mevalonate kinase isoform X2, translating into MAPVQECFISAPGKSILHGEHAVVHGKLALAVSLNLRTYLRLEVTSAAEVSISLPNIDTFMCWNVHVLKPLLSHREGECRSSTDLDTELVKKLREFTAIADGSTDTRSMAVLAFLYTYLCVFADSEVLPSLKVCVWSELPTGAGLGSSAAYSVCVSAALLTARGTISSPLTQSQQTARWSEQELELINNWAFQGEKIIHGNPSGVDNAVGTWGGFLRYHAGKISPLSRVPTLRILLTNTKVPRSTKLLVSRVKDRINQYPSVMTPVLESVDAVSQICERTLAEMATEGASAEHYSTLEDLIDINQHHLNVMGVGHTSLNTLCHVTLAHGLHSKLTGAGGGGCAITLLTPDTDESVVRDVMEELKQVGFDCRETSIGAPGVLMHSPTSLTHSVLEILTKY